In a single window of the Phoenix dactylifera cultivar Barhee BC4 unplaced genomic scaffold, palm_55x_up_171113_PBpolish2nd_filt_p 000207F, whole genome shotgun sequence genome:
- the LOC103719048 gene encoding pirin-like protein → MTSTHRPRDLGLPKPRIKATRDGQGFVPLTEKVKSPITKPPQSPNSNGGDPKLPPIKAPLPLLSLSQSPQPIRLHLPLSNKKKQSQTIHGLSEFPSSVQTEDSMAETEISPVLQEPRHVVRKFQARPQHEGDGAVVRRSIGRFELKYFDPFLVLDEFSVAAPAGFPDHPHRGFETVTYMLEGAVMHEDFEGHKGTIKAGDLQWMTAGRGIVHSEMPAGPGISKGLQLWVNLSSTNKMIEPRYQEIQSSDIACMAKDGVEVRVIAGESMGVQSPVYTRTPTMYLDFKVRQSAHLRQPIPATWNSFVYVLEGEGVFGSERTAPVGPHHLLLLGQGDGLEVWNKCSKPLRFVLIGGEPLGEPVAQLGPFVMNTEEEIDRTIDDFQFYVNGFEKAKHWRSEGMGGL, encoded by the exons ATGACATCAACTCATAGGCCGCGAGACTTGGGACTTCCAAAGCCGAGAATAAAGGCAACACGAGATGGCCAAGGCTTTGTACCTTTGACCGAAAAGGTGAAGTCTCCCATAACGAAACCCCCACAAAGTCCAAACTCCAATGGAGGAGATCCCAAGTTGCCCCCTATAAAAGCCCCacttccccttctctctctctctcaatctccCCAACCCATCAGGCTCCATCTCCCGCTCTCCAACAAAAAGAAGCAATCCCAAACCATTCACGGTTTGTCAGAGTTCCCAAGCTCTGTACAAACAGAGGATTCAATGGCTGAAACAGAGATCTCCCCTGTTCTCCAAGAGCCTCGCCATGTGGTAAGGAAATTTCAAGCAAGACCTCAGCATGAAGGCGATGGCGCCGTTGTCAGAAGAAGCATTGGAAG GTTTGAGCTGAAGTACTTTGATCCTTTCCTTGTTCTGGATGAGTTCTCAG TTGCTGCTCCTGCTGGATTTCCTGATCATCCGCACAGAG GTTTTGAGACTGTCACCTACATGCTCGAG GGAGCAGTCATGCATGAGGATTTTGAGGGCCATAAGGGGACAATAAAGGCCGGCGACCTGCAGTGGATGACGGCCGGCAGGGGGATCGTGCACTCCGAGATGCCGGCGGGGCCGGGGATCTCCAAGGGCCTGCAACTATGGGTCAATCTCTCCTCCACGAACAAAAT GATCGAGCCAAGATATCAAGAAATACAAAGCAGTGACATAGCTTGCATGGCTAAAGATGGCGTCGAGGTCCGAGTCATAGCCGGCGAGTCCATGGGAGTCCAATCTCCAGTGTACACCAGGACCCCAACCATGTACTTGGATTTCAAAGTCAGGCAATCGGCCCATCTTCGTCAGCCCATCCCAGCAACATGGAACTCATTTGTCTACGTCCTGGAAGGCGAAGGAGTGTTTGGTTCTGAAAGAACTGCTCCAGTTGGGCcgcaccacctcctcctcctgggCCAAGGTGATGGGCTGGAAGTGTGGAACAAGTGCTCCAAGCCCCTTAGGTTTGTGCTCATTGGAGGTGAGCCTTTGGGTGAGCCTGTGGCTCAGCTAGGTCCCTTCGTGATGAACACTGAAGAAGAGATCGATCGGACGATCGATGATTTCCAATTCTATGTCAACGGGTTTGAGAAAGCCAAGCATTGGAGATCGGAAGGCATGGGGGGCCTTTAA
- the LOC120105152 gene encoding secreted RxLR effector protein 161-like translates to MKNVPYSSATRSLMYVEVCTRPDIAYAASLLGRYSSNPDHEHWVGAKKVLRYLKKTKGYLLVYKKVDNIEVSSYADSNFAGYSADMKSTTGYIFMLAGGAISWKSFKQSLVASSMMQAEIIACFEAGLMPYVFFTKNTNNSGGAKYIDLKYFKIREWVNNNDLYYEHIAIEDMVADPLTKGLRPIDFVKHVEHMSLLMSFDVFG, encoded by the exons ATGAAAAATGTGCCATATTCTAGTGCTACACGTAGCTTGATGTACGTTGAGGTGTGCACTAGACCAGACATCGCCTATGCAGCTAGTTTGTTGGGTAGATATTCTTCTAATCCTGATCATGAACATTGGGTAGGAGCTAAAAAGGTGTTGAGATACTTGAAGAAAACTAAAGGATACTTGCTTGTTTATAAAAAAGTTGATAACATTGAAGTCAGTAGTTATGCAGATTCAAATTTTGCTGGTTACTCAGCTGATATGAAGTCTACTACAGGATATATTTTCATGCTTGCTGGAGGAGCTATATCTTGGAAGAGTTTCAAACAGTCTCTTGTTGCATCTTCCATGATGCAAGCAGAGATAATTGCATGCTTTGAAGCGGGGCTCATGCCATATG TATTCTTTACGAAGAATACTAACAACTCGGGTGGTGCTAAATACATAGATCTCAAGTATTTTAAAATTAGAGAATGGGTTAATAACAACGACCTTTACTATGAGCATATTGCCATAGAAGATATGGTTGCTGATCCATTAACCAAGGGGCTTAGACCTATTGATTTTGTTAAACATGTTGAGCACATGAGCTTGCTGATGTCATTTGATGTGTTTGGTTAG